A stretch of DNA from Maridesulfovibrio sp.:
TCCTGCAAAAAATTCCCGGTGTTGTACCTGGTCGGGAACCTGTGTTGAAAATGTTGTGATCTTGGTTAAGCAAAAGGTGTTCCAAGTTTGTAATTGTCTGAAATAATTGGTGTATTTTTATGGTAGAGCCTAAATTTATAGTGAGGTGTCAGATTCCGGTCGGTTGCCGGGTGTGGTTTTAATTTGAAGATGTCCACAAAGGTTTTGGCGTTTGGCACATAAGTTGCTTGTGTTTCGGCAGGCTGATTGAAGCCGAAAAAAATGCCGCTGTCAGAGTCCGGCGGCTAAAATTACCGGAGGATATTATGAGTCACCTGGATTACGAAATTAACAAGGAATTGGGCGAGTGTTATCTGTTCATGGGCGAACTGGACAAGGCTGAAGACTATTACAAGAAGGCTGCCGGATCCAACGGCGTGCATCCCGATCCGTACATCGGGCTTGCTACCATTGCGGTGCAGAGGGGCGAGTATGATGATGCCATGAGTCTGTACGAAAAGGCACACTCTGTTGAAGTCACTGACAAGAGCCATGCCGGAATGGGCTTGATCCAGATGGAAACCTCCCGTCAGGAAGAAGCGTTCACAAATTTTTCCGAGGCACTCAGCCTCAATCCGGGCAATATGGTTGCCCTGTTTGGAATCATCCGCATCGGACACGAATGCGAAAAAGTTGCCGAAGCAGCTCCCTATCTGGAAAGATTTCTCGAAATCTCTCCGGAAAAGCATGAAGTCCGCTATTCTCTCGCAGGTCTTTACATCTGCATGGACGAAAAGGAAAAGGCCGTAGAGCAGCTTGAGATGATTCTCGAAATGGATCCTTCCAACGAATCGGCAAAGGAACTGCTGGACCAGATCTAGCGGCCGGTTCCGTTGTATGAATTGACTCTACCTCCGGCAGCCCCTGTTTCCGTATGGTCGGGAACAGGGGCTGATAGAAAAGCTCTTTCTATGCGGAGAATGAGGGAGCCGAACGCTTGCAATTGGCCGGTAAATCCGGCACAACTCCACAAAAAACTTCTTTCTGGAGATGTGCCATGGATATGTTACCTATCAAGCGCGGGATTTTGAGCGTTACC
This window harbors:
- a CDS encoding tetratricopeptide repeat protein, whose amino-acid sequence is MSHLDYEINKELGECYLFMGELDKAEDYYKKAAGSNGVHPDPYIGLATIAVQRGEYDDAMSLYEKAHSVEVTDKSHAGMGLIQMETSRQEEAFTNFSEALSLNPGNMVALFGIIRIGHECEKVAEAAPYLERFLEISPEKHEVRYSLAGLYICMDEKEKAVEQLEMILEMDPSNESAKELLDQI